From the Panthera leo isolate Ple1 chromosome C1, P.leo_Ple1_pat1.1, whole genome shotgun sequence genome, one window contains:
- the NRAS gene encoding GTPase NRas, which produces MTEYKLVVVGAGGVGKSALTIQLIQNHFVDEYDPTIEDSYRKQVVIDGETCLLDILDTAGQEEYSAMRDQYMRTGEGFLCVFAINNSKSFADINLYREQIKRVKDSDDVPMVLVGNKCDLPTRTVDTKQAHELAKSYGIPFIETSAKTRQGVEDAFYTLVREIRQYRMKKLNSSDDGTQGCMGLPCVVM; this is translated from the exons ATGACTGAGTACAAACTGGTGGTGGTTGGAGCAGGTGGTGTTGGGAAAAGCGCACTGACAATCCAGCTAATCCAGAACCACTTTGTAGATGAATATGATCCCACCATAGAG GATTCTTACCGAAAACAGGTGGTTATAGACGGTGAAACCTGTCTGTTGGACATACTGGATACAGCTGGTCAAGAAGAGTACAGTGCCATGAGAGACCAATACATGAGGACAGGCGAAGGCTTCCTCTGTGTATTTGCCATCAACAATAGCAAATCATTTGCAGATATTAACCTTTACAG ggaACAGATTAAGCGAGTAAAAGACTCCGATGACGTACCTATGGTGCTAGTAGGAAACAAGTGTGATTTGCCAACAAGGACCGTCGACACAAAACAAGCCCATGAACTGGCCAAGAGTTATGGGATTCCATTCATTGAAACCTCAGCCAAGACCAGACAG GGTGTTGAAGATGCCTTTTACACACTGGTAAGAGAAATACGTCAGTACCGAATGAAGAAACTCAACAGCAGTGATGATGGGACTCAAGGTTGTATGGGGTTACCGTGTGTGGTGATGTAA